A section of the Acidimicrobiia bacterium genome encodes:
- a CDS encoding bifunctional phosphoglucose/phosphomannose isomerase: protein MRNLDELSDLEEIDSLGMFGLAASFPEQLAEASKAASQVDPPNPDGIENIFVLGMGGSGIVGNIVEALMAERCGLPIVVVKDYRSPGCLGPHSLVFSVSYSGNTEETIEATTHAIESSSKVVVVSSGGYLKELAEENGFAFVPVPAGIQPRAALASMLVPVFTIMEKMGMWGGFEHELAAAVSHLQARRSSLLPDVPTEINPAKKLATEISRKIPLIYGSGIAAVAAQRFKCQINENAKSPAFWSVYPELDHNELAGWGQHGDITRQLIHLVELRNDFEHPQVRKRFELTREIIRECVAGVSEVHARGDHPLGQLLDLIYVCDYASLYLAVGEGIDPGPVAAIEELKKRL from the coding sequence GTGCGAAATCTAGACGAACTCTCCGACCTCGAAGAGATCGATTCATTGGGAATGTTTGGTCTGGCTGCCTCTTTTCCGGAGCAGCTCGCCGAAGCCTCGAAGGCCGCTTCTCAGGTCGATCCCCCAAATCCCGACGGAATTGAGAACATCTTTGTCTTGGGGATGGGAGGCTCGGGCATAGTAGGCAACATAGTAGAGGCACTCATGGCCGAGCGATGCGGTCTGCCGATTGTCGTGGTGAAGGATTATCGTTCTCCTGGGTGTCTGGGTCCGCACTCCCTGGTGTTCTCGGTATCTTATTCGGGCAATACTGAGGAGACGATCGAAGCTACTACCCACGCAATCGAAAGCTCATCCAAGGTAGTAGTTGTGAGCTCTGGTGGGTATCTAAAGGAGTTAGCTGAAGAAAATGGATTTGCATTCGTGCCAGTACCTGCTGGGATCCAACCCAGGGCAGCCCTTGCATCTATGCTAGTGCCTGTATTTACGATTATGGAGAAGATGGGGATGTGGGGAGGGTTTGAGCACGAGCTCGCCGCAGCTGTAAGCCACCTTCAGGCCCGCCGTAGCAGTTTACTTCCAGATGTACCCACAGAAATAAACCCCGCAAAAAAACTCGCCACAGAGATTTCTAGGAAAATCCCATTGATCTACGGATCGGGTATCGCTGCTGTTGCGGCCCAGCGATTTAAATGCCAAATCAATGAGAACGCCAAGTCCCCTGCGTTCTGGAGCGTTTACCCAGAGCTTGACCACAACGAGCTCGCAGGATGGGGGCAGCATGGTGACATCACTCGTCAGCTGATCCACCTTGTTGAGCTGAGAAACGACTTTGAGCATCCGCAGGTCCGCAAACGGTTTGAGCTCACTCGCGAGATCATCAGAGAGTGTGTAGCGGGTGTATCCGAGGTCCACGCTCGGGGAGACCATCCTTTGGGGCAGCTCCTCGATTTGATATACGTGTGCGATTACGCCAGCTTATATCTAGCGGTGGGAGAGGGCATAGACCCAGGTCCTGTCGCTGCAATAGAAGAGCTAAAAAAGCGTCTTTGA
- the manB gene encoding phosphomannomutase/phosphoglucomutase (converts mannose-6-phosphate to mannose-1-phosphate; the resulting product is then converted to GDP-mannose by ManC which is then used in the synthesis of mannose-containing glycoconjugates that are important for mediating entry into host cells): MLSNPEIFKAYDVRGVYPSQINEDVAWSLGVAFAEMWEGKDIVVARDCRLSSPELEEAFIEGVTSAGSNVVRLGLASTDMLYFASGTLDLPGTVFTASHNPPEYNGAKFCGPKASPISEETGLADLKRRCEKLDRKSYRPALKHGKIAERDLLADYAEHCRSFIDKDVLKPSTVVVDAANGMAGLVVPAVFETLPIEVVPLYLELDGSFPNHPPDPIQPENLADLRAEVLKRNAHLGLAFDGDADRVFIVDDRANPCSGSLTTSLVARAVLRKHPGEKIIYNLICSRAVPEIIEENGGVPIRTRVGHSFIKKVMAETGAYFGGEHSGHYYFRDNFRADSGIIAALIVLEEIALRGEPLSELRKPLERYFSSGEINTAVEDPKAILEAVAKAYPDGQQDWTDGLTISYPTFWFNLRPSNTEPLLRLNMEAESQEILDQELPKVMKVVRG, from the coding sequence GTGCTTTCTAATCCCGAGATCTTCAAAGCATACGATGTCAGGGGTGTGTACCCCTCTCAGATCAACGAGGACGTTGCATGGTCCTTGGGTGTGGCATTTGCGGAGATGTGGGAAGGCAAGGATATCGTTGTAGCTCGTGATTGTCGCCTCTCTTCCCCGGAGTTGGAAGAAGCATTTATCGAAGGAGTTACATCAGCGGGCTCCAACGTCGTTCGCCTGGGATTGGCCAGTACCGACATGTTGTATTTTGCCTCGGGTACCTTAGATCTCCCCGGAACTGTCTTTACGGCTTCGCATAACCCTCCCGAGTACAACGGAGCTAAGTTCTGTGGGCCGAAGGCTTCTCCGATCTCGGAAGAGACCGGGCTGGCTGATCTGAAGAGGCGTTGTGAAAAGCTAGACAGGAAGTCCTACCGTCCTGCATTGAAACACGGCAAAATCGCCGAGCGCGACCTGTTGGCGGACTATGCAGAACACTGTAGATCCTTTATCGACAAGGACGTGCTCAAGCCTTCCACTGTCGTTGTGGATGCAGCCAACGGCATGGCCGGGCTCGTAGTGCCAGCGGTTTTCGAGACTTTACCCATTGAGGTTGTACCTCTCTACCTTGAATTGGACGGGAGCTTTCCCAACCATCCTCCCGATCCGATCCAACCCGAGAACCTCGCGGATCTAAGAGCCGAGGTGTTGAAGAGAAACGCACACTTAGGACTTGCTTTCGACGGTGATGCAGATCGGGTTTTCATCGTCGACGACCGAGCCAATCCATGCTCAGGATCGCTTACGACATCTCTAGTCGCACGCGCGGTATTGCGGAAACATCCAGGCGAGAAAATCATCTACAACTTGATCTGCTCTCGAGCGGTACCCGAGATCATCGAGGAGAACGGGGGTGTACCTATACGTACACGAGTCGGCCACAGCTTTATAAAAAAGGTGATGGCAGAGACCGGAGCCTACTTTGGCGGCGAGCACTCGGGACACTACTACTTCAGGGACAATTTCAGAGCTGACTCGGGGATAATCGCAGCCCTTATAGTTCTCGAAGAAATTGCTCTACGAGGCGAACCGTTGTCAGAGCTTCGAAAGCCACTCGAGCGCTACTTTTCATCCGGCGAGATCAACACTGCAGTGGAGGATCCGAAGGCGATACTAGAGGCCGTTGCGAAGGCTTACCCCGACGGCCAACAGGATTGGACTGACGGACTCACGATCTCGTACCCGACCTTTTGGTTCAACTTGAGACCATCCAACACAGAGCCGCTCCTTCGCCTGAATATGGAGGCAGAGTCGCAAGAAATTCTCGACCAAGAGCTTCCCAAGGTGATGAAGGTAGTGAGAGGCTGA
- a CDS encoding DUF3499 domain-containing protein encodes MKTDRRGIGNPIGPDRRSGKVPLRRCARAGCEGSSAFTLVFDYAKAEAWLCDLWAEAGPGSYDLCVDHAERFTAPLGWTYLDRRQASPALLVEGSQESGSFQTIEARRPERATA; translated from the coding sequence ATGAAAACAGACAGAAGAGGGATCGGGAATCCGATAGGTCCAGACCGGCGCAGCGGGAAAGTGCCGCTTCGGAGATGCGCTAGAGCTGGATGCGAGGGCTCCTCGGCATTCACGTTGGTTTTCGATTACGCGAAAGCTGAGGCTTGGTTGTGTGATCTTTGGGCTGAGGCCGGGCCTGGCTCTTATGACCTGTGCGTAGACCACGCCGAGCGTTTTACCGCACCACTGGGATGGACTTACCTCGATAGACGGCAGGCTTCCCCAGCACTTCTGGTTGAAGGATCACAAGAGAGTGGCTCATTCCAGACAATAGAAGCGAGAAGACCTGAGAGGGCGACAGCCTGA
- a CDS encoding cell division protein FtsH — protein sequence MDYETPRRNPQSPPPSPPESPGFPRWIIALAVLGFVAAILAPYFLSQPTPGMAYSEFKTKLSQDQVEEVTIKPDGQITGRLKSGEEFSTAVPVAIQDPDLMPALGQHGVKVRVQAPANNTLANIFSWLLLAALLIGFWVWVSRRAQGQMAGIMSIGRSRAKVYSTEKPDTTFEDVAGYKGVKEEVAEIIEFLKNPKRFRELGARIPKGILLVGPPGTGKTLIARAVAGEAGVPFISITGSDFMEMFVGVGAARVRDLFQTARKNAPAIVFIDEIDSIGRKRGTGLGGGHDEREQTLNQMLSEMDGFETSEGVVVMAATNRPDILDPALLRPGRFDRQIVIPLPTQEERVAILKVHTKGKRLAKDVDLSILARGTPGFSGADLANLTNEAALFAVRRGRKEITAEDFEDARDRVIMGRKRESMAISEEEKQVISVHEAGHALLAYLLPNADPLHKVTILPMGMALGATHQLPMEEKHIYQREYILDRLAVSLGGRAAEMLVFGTISTGASNDLVAATELARKMVREWGMSERLGPMAWGEQGMVFLGEDLVKAHEYSDETARVIDEEVQRILEEQDARAREIISKNRDALEALAEALKAEETISGSVAGEIIDRAIASRKSIPEGRQQLDVDSLTSDAKAPDSKFAAETSPEESASASASLSEIADEEAAVHKLSESNLGPQSKPSG from the coding sequence ATGGATTACGAGACACCTAGAAGGAATCCTCAGTCGCCACCTCCATCGCCACCAGAGTCGCCGGGCTTCCCGAGGTGGATAATTGCCTTGGCGGTTTTGGGATTTGTAGCGGCTATTCTGGCTCCTTACTTCCTCTCCCAGCCGACACCCGGCATGGCTTACTCGGAGTTCAAGACTAAGCTTTCCCAGGACCAAGTAGAAGAGGTAACGATCAAGCCAGACGGCCAGATAACTGGTCGTCTAAAGTCGGGGGAGGAGTTCAGCACGGCGGTGCCCGTCGCCATCCAAGACCCCGATTTGATGCCGGCCCTCGGCCAGCACGGCGTGAAAGTACGTGTCCAGGCTCCTGCCAATAATACTCTCGCCAATATCTTCAGTTGGCTCCTTCTGGCCGCACTGCTGATTGGATTTTGGGTGTGGGTCAGTCGCAGAGCGCAAGGACAGATGGCGGGGATCATGAGCATCGGGCGGTCGAGAGCAAAGGTTTACTCCACCGAAAAGCCCGACACCACCTTCGAAGATGTCGCCGGATACAAAGGCGTGAAGGAAGAAGTGGCTGAAATCATCGAGTTTTTGAAGAACCCTAAACGCTTCAGGGAACTCGGAGCGAGGATTCCCAAGGGCATACTTCTCGTCGGTCCTCCAGGGACTGGAAAAACCTTGATCGCTAGAGCAGTTGCCGGAGAAGCGGGAGTTCCCTTTATATCCATCACGGGCTCTGACTTTATGGAGATGTTCGTAGGCGTGGGAGCCGCCAGAGTAAGAGATCTTTTTCAAACCGCCCGCAAGAATGCTCCGGCAATCGTCTTCATCGACGAAATCGACTCTATTGGGCGCAAGCGAGGCACAGGACTTGGCGGAGGGCATGACGAGAGAGAACAGACCCTGAATCAAATGCTATCGGAGATGGACGGGTTCGAAACCTCTGAGGGCGTAGTCGTGATGGCTGCAACGAACCGTCCCGACATTCTTGATCCAGCTCTACTGAGGCCGGGGCGTTTCGATCGCCAAATCGTGATACCGCTGCCCACCCAGGAAGAGCGAGTAGCAATTCTAAAAGTCCACACGAAAGGAAAGCGCCTAGCCAAAGATGTAGATCTCTCGATCCTAGCAAGAGGTACGCCGGGATTCTCGGGTGCAGACCTCGCCAACCTAACGAACGAGGCCGCTCTCTTCGCTGTACGTCGCGGGCGAAAAGAAATTACCGCAGAAGATTTCGAGGATGCTCGCGACCGGGTGATCATGGGCCGAAAACGAGAGTCTATGGCCATTTCTGAAGAGGAGAAGCAGGTAATCTCGGTTCACGAAGCCGGACACGCTCTCCTCGCGTATCTTCTTCCTAATGCAGACCCCCTTCACAAAGTGACGATTCTCCCTATGGGGATGGCGTTGGGCGCCACTCACCAGCTCCCAATGGAGGAAAAACACATCTATCAACGGGAGTACATCCTCGACCGGCTAGCAGTAAGCCTCGGTGGAAGGGCAGCAGAGATGCTCGTTTTCGGAACGATATCGACTGGAGCATCCAACGACCTCGTCGCAGCCACAGAACTTGCCCGCAAGATGGTAAGGGAGTGGGGTATGTCGGAGCGCCTTGGACCCATGGCATGGGGAGAACAGGGTATGGTTTTCCTTGGAGAAGATCTTGTCAAAGCACACGAGTATAGCGACGAGACGGCCCGTGTAATAGACGAAGAGGTTCAGCGAATTCTAGAAGAGCAGGATGCTCGGGCCCGAGAGATCATCTCCAAGAATCGCGATGCTCTTGAGGCTCTTGCTGAGGCATTGAAGGCCGAAGAGACGATCTCCGGAAGCGTGGCCGGCGAGATTATAGATCGGGCAATTGCTTCGCGTAAATCTATCCCCGAGGGACGACAGCAGTTAGATGTCGATTCTCTAACATCCGATGCGAAGGCGCCAGATTCCAAATTTGCTGCAGAAACTTCTCCGGAGGAGTCTGCTTCGGCTTCAGCCTCGTTGAGCGAAATCGCAGACGAAGAAGCCGCTGTGCACAAGCTTTCGGAATCAAACTTGGGCCCCCAATCGAAACCATCGGGATAA